The nucleotide sequence GGGGCTGCCCTGGCTGCAGTCCGACCGGCTGCTCACCGACGACGAGGTCGTCCGGCTGATCGGCATCGCGGTCGAGCGGCTCGGCGTGACCGAGGTGCGCTTCACCGGCGGCGAGCCCCTGCTGCGGCGCGGCCTGACGCGCATCCTGCGCGAGACGACCGCGCTGCGGCCCCGGCCCGAGACCATGCTGACGACGAACGCGATCGGTCTCACCCGGCTGGCCCCCACGCTGGCCGAGGCCGGGCTCGATCGCGTCAACGTCTCGCTCGACACGCTCGACCGGGAGACGTTCCGCTCGCTGGCCCACCGCGACCGGCTCGCCGACACGCTGGCTGGCTTGGAAGCCGCGACCGAGGCCGGGCTCACGCCGGTCAAGATCAACAGCGTGCTGCTCCGCGGAGTGAATGAGCACGAGGTGGTCGCGCTTGCCGAGTTCGCGCTGGAGCACGGGCACGAGCTGCGTTTCATCGAGCAGATGCCGTTGGACGCCCAGCACTCGTGGGACCGGTCGTCGATGGTGACCGCGGCCGAGATCCTGGGCGCGCTGCAGGAGCGCTTCGCGCTGACCCCGGATCCGGCCCACCGCGGCGCCGCTCCGGCCGAGACCTGGCTGGTCGACGGCGGTCCGGCCCGGATCGGCGTGATCGCGTCGGTGACCCGGCCGTTCTGCGGCGCCTGCGACCGGACCCGGCTGACCGCCGACGGTCAGATCCGCAACTGCCTGTTCGCGTCGGGCGAGACCGACCTGCGCGGTGCGCTGCGGTCGGGCGCCTCGGACGACGAGGTCGCGGACCTGTGGCGGATGGCGATGTGGGGCAAACTGGCCGGCCATGGGATCGACGACCCGACTTTCCTGCAGCCGGACCGGCCGATGTCGGCTATTGGAGGCTGAGTGAACGTCACCGTTCGGTACTTCGCCGGAGCGCGGGCCGCGGCGGGTGTCGAGGAGGAACCGGCGACCGCGGGCACGCTCGCCGAGCTGCGCTCGCAGCTGGCCGACGCGCACGGCGACCGTCTCGAGAAGGTGCTCACCGCCTGCTCGTTCCTGGTCGACGGGGTGGCGGCCCGCGATTTCGAGGCGCCGCT is from Cryptosporangium phraense and encodes:
- the moaA gene encoding GTP 3',8-cyclase MoaA, with the protein product MAGRPVGEAGLVDRFGRVATDLRVSLTDKCNLRCSYCMPPEGLPWLQSDRLLTDDEVVRLIGIAVERLGVTEVRFTGGEPLLRRGLTRILRETTALRPRPETMLTTNAIGLTRLAPTLAEAGLDRVNVSLDTLDRETFRSLAHRDRLADTLAGLEAATEAGLTPVKINSVLLRGVNEHEVVALAEFALEHGHELRFIEQMPLDAQHSWDRSSMVTAAEILGALQERFALTPDPAHRGAAPAETWLVDGGPARIGVIASVTRPFCGACDRTRLTADGQIRNCLFASGETDLRGALRSGASDDEVADLWRMAMWGKLAGHGIDDPTFLQPDRPMSAIGG
- a CDS encoding MoaD/ThiS family protein; the encoded protein is MNVTVRYFAGARAAAGVEEEPATAGTLAELRSQLADAHGDRLEKVLTACSFLVDGVAARDFEAPLPSGGTVDVLPPFAGG